A genomic window from Fusarium oxysporum Fo47 chromosome X, complete sequence includes:
- a CDS encoding POT family-domain-containing protein gives MAQNHEDLAAELHEELGERVPAEKKTDLAGGYIAPSIDEKKSLDKQHYASDPEFGTTPDGEEPNDHEKATLRRVGENLPASAFLIAVVELTERFTYYGAQGLFQNYISNSPTGADGAKGLGMGHQAATGLNLFFQWFCYVTPILGAIIADQYLGKYRTILVFCGFYWVGLIILWTTSLPVAMEHGAGKAGYIVAIIVIGLGTGGIKSNIAPLIADQYQRRRMAIRTEKDGERVVIDPAITYQRIYMIFYWCINVGALSLLATPFMEKYKGFWTAYLMCFCMFNVGIVTLVLRRKTFVNRPPQGSVITDAFKALGMMIAARNTDAAKPSWREANGKTKAVPWNDHFVDELKRALRACKVFIFYPIFWVCYGQFSTNFVTQAGQMQGHGVPNDLMQNFDPISILVFTPLIEKVLYPILRRAGIELRPIARITIGFWLAALCLAYAAIVQHIIYSAGPCYEHPGECAAGQDGNTKLPNNVHIAIQTPAYIFIGISEIFISVTGLEYAYTKAPPSMKSFVQSIYLFTNAFGSAIAEALVSEAKDPNFLWLYTGVGISSFVTGCIFYAIFRHYDAQEDAMYDLDRDEPTLTHNGVEPKTVDHE, from the exons ATGGCCCAGAATCACGAGGATTTGGCCGCCGA GCTCCACGAGGAGTTAGGTGAGCGCGTGcccgccgagaagaagactgaTCTCGCCGGTGGTTATATCGCCCCTTctattgatgagaagaagtctcTCGACAAGCAACACTATGCTTCTGATCCTGAGTTCGGTACTACTCCCGACGGCGAGGAGCCCAATGATCATGAGAAGGCGACTCTTCGACGTGTAGGAGAGAACCTCCCTGCTTCAGCTTTCCTCATCGCTGTTGTCGAGTTGACGGAACGATTCACCTACTATGGTGCTCAGGGTCTTTTCCAGAACTACATCTCCAACAGCCCGACAGGTGCGGATGGTGCCAAGGGTCTTGGAATGGGCCACCAGGCTGCTACTGgtctcaacctcttcttccaATGGTTCTGCTACGTGACTCCCATTCTCGGTGCCATCATCGCCGATCAGTACCTCGGAAAGTACAGAACTATCTTGGTCTTCTGCGGTTTCTACTGGGttggtctcatcatcctctggACTACATCACTGCCTGTTGCTATGGAGCATGGTGCTGGAAAGGCTGGATACATCGTTGCTATCATCGTTATTGGTCTTGGAACCGGTGGTATCAAGTCCAACATCGCGCCTCTCATCGCCGATCAGTACCAGCGACGCAGAATGGCTATCCGAACTGAGAAGGATGGCGAGCGCGTTGTCATCGACCCTGCTATTACCTACCAGCGCATCTACATGATCTTCTATTGGTGCATCAACGTCGGTGCCCTCTCACTGCTCGCTACCCCCTTCATGGAGAAGTACAAGGGTTTCTGGACCGCCTATCTCATGTGTTTCTGCATGTTCAATGTCGGTATCGTCACTCTGGTCCTCCGCCGAAAGACCTTTGTCAACCGCCCTCCCCAGGGCTCCGTTATCACTGATGCCTTCAAGGCTCTTGGTATGATGATTGCTGCTCGCAACACCGATGCTGCCAAGCCCTCATGGCGCGAGGCCAACGGAAAGACCAAGGCTGTTCCCTGGAACGACCACTTTGTCGACGAGCTTAAGCGTGCTCTCCGTGCTTGCAAGGTCTTCATCTTCTACCCCATCTTCTGGGTTTGCTACGGACAGTTCTCTACCAACTTTGTCACCCAAGCTGGTCAAATGCAAGGTCACGGTGTCCCCAACGATCTGATGCAAAACTTCGACCCCATCTCCATTTTGGTTTTCACTCCCCTCATCGAGAAGGTCTTGTACCCCATCCTTCGCCGCGCCGGTATTGAGCTTCGACCTATTGCCCGAATCACCATCGGTTTCTGGCTCGCTGCTCTCTGCCTCGCCTACGCTGCCATCGTTCAGCACATCATCTACTCTGCTGGACCCTGTTACGAACACCCTGGTGAATGTGCTGCTGGCCAGGACGGTAACACCAAGCTTCCCAACAACGTGCACATCGCCATTCAGACACCCGCCTACATCTTCATCGGTATCTCTGAGATCTTCATCTCCGTCACTGGTCTCGAGTACGCCTACACCAAGGCCCCCCCCAGCATGAAGTCCTTCGTGCAGTCCATCTACCTCTTCACCAACGCTTTTGGATCTGCCATCGCTGAGGCACTTGTTTCCGAGGCCAAGGATCCCAACTTCCTGTGGCTCTACACTGGCGTCGGTATCTCTTCTTTCGTCACTGGTTGCATCTTCTATGCTATCTTCCGCCACTACgatgctcaagaagatgccaTGTATGATCTGGACAGAGATGAGCCAACTCTTACCCACAACGGCGTGGAGCCCAAGACTGTGGATCACGAGTAA